From Pseudomonas fluorescens:
GCCAAGGGCATACAAATCAAGGTCGTAGGCGGTGTGGTCAAGCTCGAAGGCAAGGTGCATTTCTGGCGCGAACGTCAGATTGCGGAACGGGCCGCCTGGTCGGTGCCAGGTGTCAGTAAGGTGGAGGATTATTTGCTGATCGCCTGAATCAATGCCCCAAGGGTTAGGGAAAGGAGAAGGCAATGACGATCCTACTGGCAACCCAGCGGTTACGCCTGTATGACAGCAATGAGCTTGATAATGTGTTGCAGGCGATGGCGCGTAAGGCCACCCACTTGCTGCCAGCCTCGCACACGGCACTGATTGGCCTCCAACGCCGGGGCGAGCCTTTGGCTCAACGGTTGCGCCAGTGCATTGCGCGTCAGACCGGTCAACCGGAACTCCCTCTTTTCCCCCTTCAGGTCAAGCGTTACACCGATGACCTGCAAGTGCTGCATACCTACACGCAATTGATCGAGAACCCAGGCCTGGGCAACCTGGACGTTGCCAACACGACGTTCCTGGTTGTCGATGACGTGCTGTTTGAAGGTCATTCGCTGCTGCGTACTTGCGCCTATCTGGCACAACTGGGTGCTTGTCGGGTCTACACGGCGGTGCTGGTCGACCGACATGTCTGTCAGCAGCCGATCCGGGCCGACATTGTCGGCGTGCACCTGCAAGTCGCCGCCGATGACGTCGTCGAGTGCAACGTGCCGCCTTTCGAACAGGCGTTTTGCATCGAGGTGGTTCGGCATGGCGCTGCCCATCGGCGCTAGCTAATGGGGGTGTTATCTACGCAGGGTCGAAACCGCGATTACAGCGCTATTGCCGATGGTGCGAAAGCCGCCCTCTTCAACCGTCGGGAATCGCCCGACTGATTTGCAAGCGTTTTTCCGCAGCCAGGACGTGCCGAATCGTGGCGAGCACGGCGTCTGGACTGAGGCTCATCGAGTTGATGCCAATCTCCACTAGATATTCGGCCATCTCGGGATAATCCGACGGAGCCTGTCCACAGATTCCCGAGTGTCGAGTGTTACGCCTGGCGCCTTCTACCGCCAGGCGAATCATCTGTTTTACCCCTGGGTCGCGCTCATCGAAATCGAAAGCGACGACTTCCGAATCACGGTCCACGCCGAGTACCAATTGAGTCAGGTCGTTAGAGCCGATGGAGAAGCCGTCGAACAACTGGGCGAATGCATCGATCTGGATCACGTTGTTGGGTATTTCGCACATGATGTAGATCTCCAGCCCGTTTTCTCCGCGCTGCAGACCATGGCTGGCCATTGCCGCCAATACCTTTTCACCCTCCTTCACGGTGCGACAAAAAGGGATCATCAACTTGATGTTGGTGAGGCCTATGTGTTCACGCGCCCATTTCATGGCCGCGCACTCCAGCGCAAACCCTTCGGCATAGGCAGGATGGCTGTATCGGGACGCCCCCCGAAATCCGAGCATTGGATTATGCTCTTCCGGCTCAAAATACTGCCCGCCCAGCAGGGTTGCATATTCATTGCTTTTGAAGTCGCTCATGCGTACGACGCAAGGCTTTGGATACACCGCCGCGGCAATCGTGGCGACGCCTTCTGCCAAGGTCTTGATAAAAAAATCCGTCGGGTCTTGATAGGCCCTACCCAGCACCGCGATTGTTTCACGGGTGGCGTCATCCAGCTTTTCCGGGTGAGCAAGGGCCATTGGATGGACCTTGATGTATTCATTGATGATGAATTCCATACGCGCCAGGCCGATGCCATCTACCGGCAGGGAGGCGAGGCTGAAGGC
This genomic window contains:
- a CDS encoding phosphoribosyltransferase family protein; translated protein: MTILLATQRLRLYDSNELDNVLQAMARKATHLLPASHTALIGLQRRGEPLAQRLRQCIARQTGQPELPLFPLQVKRYTDDLQVLHTYTQLIENPGLGNLDVANTTFLVVDDVLFEGHSLLRTCAYLAQLGACRVYTAVLVDRHVCQQPIRADIVGVHLQVAADDVVECNVPPFEQAFCIEVVRHGAAHRR